The following are encoded together in the Peromyscus leucopus breed LL Stock chromosome 1, UCI_PerLeu_2.1, whole genome shotgun sequence genome:
- the Psma1 gene encoding proteasome subunit alpha type-1 has protein sequence MFRNQYDNDVTVWSPQGRIHQIEYAMEAVKQGSATVGLKSKTHAVLVALKRAQSELAAHQKKILHVDNHIGISIAGLTADARLLCNFMRQECLDSRFVFDRPLPVSRLVSLIGSKTQIPTQRYGRRPYGVGLLIAGYDDMGPHIFQTCPSANYFDCRAMSIGARSQSARTYLERHMSEFMECNMDELVKHGLRALRETLPAEQDLTTKNVSIGIVGKDLEFTIYDDDDVSPFLDGLEERPQRKAQPSQAADEPAEKADEPMEH, from the exons ATG TTTCGCAACCAGTATGACAATGATGTCACTGTTTGGAGCCCTCAG ggCCGGATTCATCAAATTGAATATGCAATGGAAGCTGTTAAACAAGGTTCAGCCACAGTTGGTCTAAAGTCAAAAACACATGCAGTGTTGGTTGCATTGAAG AGGGCACAGTCAGAACTTGCAGCTCACCAGAAGAAAATTCTCCATGTTGACAACCATATTGGTATCTCAATTGCGGGTCTGACTGCTGATGCTAGACTGTTATG taaTTTTATGCGCCAGGAGTGTTTGGATTCCAGATTTGTATTTGACAGACCACTTCCAGTATCTCGCCTTGTGTCTCTGATTGGAAGCA AGACCCAGATCCCAACACAGCGGTATGGCCGGAGACCATATGGTGTTGGGCTGCTTATTGCTGGTTATGAT GACATGGGCCCTCACATTTTCCAAACCTGTCCATCTGCTAACTATTTTGACTGCAGAGCTATGTCTATTGGAGCCCGTTCTCAGTCAGCCCGGACTTACCTGGAGAGACATATGTCTGAATTTATGGAGT GCAATATGGATGAGCTGGTTAAGCATGGTCTGCGTGCCTTAAGAGAAACACTCCCTGCAGAGCAGGACCTGACCACAAAG AATGTTTCCATTGGAATTGTTGGTAAAGACTTGGAGTTTACAatctatgatgatgatgatgtgtcgCCATTCCTGGACGGTCTTGAAGAAAGACCACAGAGAAAAGCACAG ccTTCACAGGCTGCTGATGAACCTGCAGAAAAAGCTGATGAACCAATGGAACATTAA